The window TCGGCACGCGCTCGACTCGGCGGTATCGACTCGCACCCGCGCTCTGGTGGTGGTGCATCCCAACAATCCCACCGGCAACTTCCTCAAGCTCGAGGAGGCGGAGTCCCTGGCCCACATGTGTGCCTCCCGCGGCCTCGGGCTGATCGCCGACGAAGTCTTCCTCGACTTCACTTTGAGTGCTGCTGCCCGGCGCAGTTTCGCTACGGAAACCGCTGCTCTCACGTTCACGTTGAGCGGTCTGTCCAAGTTGGCTGGGTTGCCGCAGATGAAGATTGCCTGGATGGCGGTCACCGGCCCGCCCGAGCTCACACGCTCCGCAATGGATCGTCTCGAGGTCATCGCCGATACCTATCTTTCGATGAACACACCCGTTCAGCTCGCCGTGCCTCGCCTGCTGCGTACCCGCCAGGACTTCCTGGCCCAGGCCCGCGACCGCCTGGCCGAGAATCTCGCAACCCTCGACCGCCTGCTCGCTGCCCCGAGTTCCTGCCAGCGCCTGGAGGTGGAAGGGGGCTGGTACGCCGTGCTGCGAGTACCCGCCACCCAACCTGACGAAGACCTGGCCCTCGCCCTCCTCGACCGCCATGGTGTGCTGCTCCACCCCGGGCACTTCTACGACTTCCCCTCTGAGGGCCATCTCGTCCTGAGCCTGCTCACGCCGCCGGCGATTTTCAGCGAGGGCCTTTCCCGCACCCTGGCCTGTCTCCAAGGGCTCACCTAGTCGCCGCAACCCCTTGCAACACAATGGTTACCGCTGGGCGCGGTAACGGCGGTCGCGTTACTTTGGAGTCGCAAAACTGCTTTCTTGTGAAGGGCTTCCGTGCTACTGTACTGGCATCCAGGTTGCCCCCGTTGGACGCTCAAGCTGCCCGGTGACGTGAGAGTGGCCGGGTGTGCAATGTAGGTGCGTCCAGGGGAGAGTCCTGCGCGGACTCGTAGGCAACGGAAGTGACAAGGGTTGGCACCATCCCCGGTGGGGACGCGTGCGAGAGGTTATGTCGAACAGCGTCACCCAGATCATTAGTTCGGCGCGCGGCCAGTCGGACCTGCTGGCCGAGTTGGAAAAGTTCCGCCGCAACATCACCGTGATGTTTACCGACATCAAGGGTTCCACCGCCTACTTTGAGAAGTACGGCGACGTGGCCGGCCTGATGATGGTCCACCAGTGCAACGAGGCGCTACGCTCCATCGTGGAAGCCCACGGTGGCCAGGTCGTCAAGACCATCGGCGACGCCATCATGGCGACGTTCGAGGACTGCCAACAGTCCATCCGCGCCGCCATGAAGATGCAGAAGCAGCTCATCAACTTCAATGCCCCGAAGCCGCCTCAGGACCATGTCTTCATTCGTATCGGATTGAATTACGGCCCCGGCATCGTCAAGTCCAACGACGTCTTCGGTGACGTCGTCAACGTGGCTTCCCGCGTGGAGAGCGTCGCCCAGCCCGAGCAGATCGTGATCTCCGACACCGTGCAGCAGCAGATCGGCGCCGCCAGCGAGTTCAACGTCGTCCACCTGGGACGCTTCGCGCTCAAGGGCAAGGAGGGTGACCGCGACCTCTACGAGGTGCTCTGGAACGAAGTCTCACACGCCCGGGCCACCGTGGCCCATACCGCCATCACCACCGTGGTCAAGGCCCACATGGTGGTGCCCCGGTTCAAGCTGCAGCACATCAAGCGTGACGGCACGGTCGGCGCCGTGCATCCCCTCAAGGACGGCAAGCTGATGATCGGCCGCAATCAGGGCGACGTCACCTTCTCCACCGATGCCCAGATGGCGCCCCTGCACGGCCGTTTCTACTACGAGCGCGGCCAGCTCTTCGTCGAGGACCTTTCCAACGGCCTGGGCGTGTTTGT of the Terriglobales bacterium genome contains:
- a CDS encoding adenylate/guanylate cyclase domain-containing protein, with the protein product MSNSVTQIISSARGQSDLLAELEKFRRNITVMFTDIKGSTAYFEKYGDVAGLMMVHQCNEALRSIVEAHGGQVVKTIGDAIMATFEDCQQSIRAAMKMQKQLINFNAPKPPQDHVFIRIGLNYGPGIVKSNDVFGDVVNVASRVESVAQPEQIVISDTVQQQIGAASEFNVVHLGRFALKGKEGDRDLYEVLWNEVSHARATVAHTAITTVVKAHMVVPRFKLQHIKRDGTVGAVHPLKDGKLMIGRNQGDVTFSTDAQMAPLHGRFYYERGQLFVEDLSNGLGVFVRLVATYTLQDGDVILTGRQMLQFREKTEAMQTAAATGTTIMNMASILKEPVAELVRMTATGPDESVRFPLNDEEVILGRNRGTYIFPDDGFMSGQHAKLYQRGEDFFIEDLGSRNGSFLRVRGAAPVPVGAVVLMGGQMLKVTE
- a CDS encoding pyridoxal phosphate-dependent aminotransferase, which translates into the protein MFASRTDWNLASNRLAEALAAARRQGREVLDLTESNPTRCGFHYDQAAILAALAEPGSLDYRPEPLGLTSARQAIAGYYNDRGENVSPDSILLTTSTSEAYSFLFRLLCDPGDEVLVPRPSYPLFEFLAGIQDVRLSPYPLFYDHGWHIDRHALDSAVSTRTRALVVVHPNNPTGNFLKLEEAESLAHMCASRGLGLIADEVFLDFTLSAAARRSFATETAALTFTLSGLSKLAGLPQMKIAWMAVTGPPELTRSAMDRLEVIADTYLSMNTPVQLAVPRLLRTRQDFLAQARDRLAENLATLDRLLAAPSSCQRLEVEGGWYAVLRVPATQPDEDLALALLDRHGVLLHPGHFYDFPSEGHLVLSLLTPPAIFSEGLSRTLACLQGLT